A window of Gadus chalcogrammus isolate NIFS_2021 chromosome 16, NIFS_Gcha_1.0, whole genome shotgun sequence contains these coding sequences:
- the LOC130405843 gene encoding uncharacterized protein LOC130405843 isoform X1 → MTTCEPETSCVSSQSVLMSEPQWDEAAWLEDTGHQMTTCEPDTPCVSSQSVLMSEPQWDEAAWLEDTGQQMTTCEPDTHCVSSQPVLMSEPKWDEAAWLEDTGHQMTTCEPDTPCVSSQSVLMSEPQWDEAAWLEDTGQQMTTCEPDTPCVSSQSVLMSEPQWDEAAWLEDTGQQMTTCEPDTHCVSSQPVLMSEPKWDEAAWLEDTGHQKRKLLEARRGNKIPAKQRRKLPPAEDGASFPVCAVSHVLPKERLHSKGNHGSQQRQKAVERHIKALIHACTVPKMSN, encoded by the exons atgactacatgtgaacctgagacgtcctgtgtgagctcccagtctgtgctcatgtcagagccacagtgggatgaagctgcctggttagaggacactggtcacCAG atgactacatgtgaacctgacacgccctgtgtgagctcccagtctgtgctcatgtcagagccacaatgggatgaagctgcctggttagaggacactggtcaacag atgactacatgtgaacctgacacgcactgtgtgagctcccagcctgtgctcatgtcagagccaaagtgggatgaagctgcctggttagaggacactggtcacCAG atgactacatgtgaacctgacacgccctgtgtgagctcccagtctgtgctcatgtcagagccacaatgggatgaagctgcctggttagaggacactggtcaacag atgactacatgtgaacctgacacgccctgtgtgagctcccagtctgtgctcatgtcagagccacaatgggatgaagctgcctggttagaggacactggtcaacag atgactacatgtgaacctgacacgcactgtgtgagctcccagcctgtgctcatgtcagagccaaagtgggatgaagctgcctggttagaggacactggtcacCAG AAGAGGAAACTGTTGGAGGCACGGAGGGGGAATAAAATCCCAGCAAAACAGAGACGCAAACTGCCACCAGCAGAAGATGGAGCATCTTTTCCAGTCTGTGCTGTGAGCCATGTTCTTCCAAAG GAAAGGCTCCACTCAAAAGGGAACCATGGCAGCCAGCAGAGACAAAAGGCCGTCGAGAGGCACATAAAGGCTTTAATACATGCTTGCACTGTGCCAAAAATGTCTAACTAA
- the LOC130405843 gene encoding uncharacterized protein LOC130405843 isoform X2, which translates to MTTCEPETSCVSSQSVLMSEPQWDEAAWLEDTGHQMTTCEPDTPCVSSQSVLMSEPQWDEAAWLEDTGQQMTTCEPDTHCVSSQPVLMSEPKWDEAAWLEDTGHQMTTCEPDTPCVSSQSVLMSEPQWDEAAWLEDTGQQMTTCEPDTPCVSSQSVLMSEPQWDEAAWLEDTGQQMTTCEPDTHCVSSQPVLMSEPKWDEAAWLEDTGHQKRKLLEARRGNKIPAKQRRKLPPAEDGASFPVCAVSHVLPKAAGIGLFLFFVN; encoded by the exons atgactacatgtgaacctgagacgtcctgtgtgagctcccagtctgtgctcatgtcagagccacagtgggatgaagctgcctggttagaggacactggtcacCAG atgactacatgtgaacctgacacgccctgtgtgagctcccagtctgtgctcatgtcagagccacaatgggatgaagctgcctggttagaggacactggtcaacag atgactacatgtgaacctgacacgcactgtgtgagctcccagcctgtgctcatgtcagagccaaagtgggatgaagctgcctggttagaggacactggtcacCAG atgactacatgtgaacctgacacgccctgtgtgagctcccagtctgtgctcatgtcagagccacaatgggatgaagctgcctggttagaggacactggtcaacag atgactacatgtgaacctgacacgccctgtgtgagctcccagtctgtgctcatgtcagagccacaatgggatgaagctgcctggttagaggacactggtcaacag atgactacatgtgaacctgacacgcactgtgtgagctcccagcctgtgctcatgtcagagccaaagtgggatgaagctgcctggttagaggacactggtcacCAG AAGAGGAAACTGTTGGAGGCACGGAGGGGGAATAAAATCCCAGCAAAACAGAGACGCAAACTGCCACCAGCAGAAGATGGAGCATCTTTTCCAGTCTGTGCTGTGAGCCATGTTCTTCCAAAG GCTGCAGGAATCGGtctgtttcttttctttgtaaACTGA